The Dysidea avara chromosome 13, odDysAvar1.4, whole genome shotgun sequence genome includes a region encoding these proteins:
- the LOC136243705 gene encoding uncharacterized protein, which translates to MSSTFDENDTIERSDDETSGYLSNVKRSRPYCLQPKNCRPTKSYFFPGKTEDLAKWSCPENAYIAKLKAEHIKFIAEFSKPGKLEDRITHYERLREKCGSFGLFLKDSPSQPVSWALCSRFGHVKHVYTLPEHRRKGYAKITVLSIMKEMMEIDVTPELEVLDMENIEALKLYTDLGFVESHSAVWKLFPWN; encoded by the exons gatcagatgaTGAGACAAGTGGATATCTAAGTAATGTAAAGAGATCACGGCCATATTGTCTTCAACCAAAGAATTGTCGTCCTACTAAATCCTACTTTTTTCCTGGAAAAACTGAAGATCTTGCAAAGTG GTCATGCCCTGAAAATGCTTATATTGCAAAACTGAAAGCAGAACATATAAAGTTTATCGCTGAATTTTCAAAACCTGGTAAACTAGAAGATCGGATCACACATTATGAAAGATTACGTGAAAAGTGTGGATCATTTGGATTATTTCTCAAAGATAGCCCATCTCAACCTGTTTCATGGGCACTATGTTCAAGGTTTGGACATGTTAAGCATGTCTACACATTACCAGAACACCGAAGAAAAGGCTATGCTAAGATTACTGTGTTAAGTATTATGAAGGAAATGATGGAGATTGATGTGACACCAGAACTGGAAGTTTTGGACATGGAAAACATTGAAGCTTTGAAACTGTACACTGATTTAGGCTTTGTAGAATCACATAGTGCTGTGTGGAAATTATTTCCATGGAACTGA